Proteins encoded within one genomic window of Ideonella dechloratans:
- a CDS encoding pilus assembly protein produces MNPTRSPLPHPGHLLRGLLLAAAVLCTPLRPWAASTDLASSPLETSTATLVKPNILFILDDSGSMSYPYLPDWAGNYSGTSKLYKNPKFNGIYYDPAVTYTPPLKYDGTSYPSMTAANTSSWTKVPVDGFGVESTGTTDLSGSLTYYVSIPGEYCTAPNLKTCATQSAASTSYPYPAYLRWCTTSALTTCQARYIETAPTGGSTYTYPRYPTAALTSGSVPGSIQTVTISSSTTSYPYPGTSTRATTRTDCAGTTCTLAEERTNYANWYAYYHTRVQMMKTSASLAMIDLGTSYRLGYMSINNNTGSDFLDIADITTTSGGQKSKFYAKLFAAKPNNTTPLRTALDTAGLYFAGKKSSINGVSASDPMQYACQRNYTLLSTDGYWNETASPVKIDGTAIGNTDGSESRPYYDGNGQSNTLADVAEYFYATDIRSSAFGNTTNRSTGTDVSSNSFANGQQRMYTYTLGLGASGYMLFDPNYASATSGDYHDVANGTVTSSSTLSSGVCPWQSSGACNWPKPVNNTQTAVDDLWHAAINGRGAYYSATNPSELKTGLTNFVNAVSAATSNSASATASTPNLTSTDSNYVFATSFCSAKWFGELVRYDIDAATGALSSTPDWSQSGAGNDCAGSSTTQTTPPLLDNTAWASRNIYTYNPSTGARIAFTYDTLNSSQQAYFKVAAIGSLSQMCSSGSTCLPTASQVDSSTAGTTTGVGGVNLVNFLRGDRSNEGSTSTAYYVPRTHVLGDIVNNQSVYVAKPGFSYTDAGYSGYKTAQSGRTAMVYVGANDGMLHAFNASTGAESWAYVPSILLPKLYKLADKKYASNHVNFVDGSTTRADVYYDSTWHTILVGGLGQGGRGYYALDVTNPASPAVLWEFTSDTSAGTGYISDADLGYSYGAPIVTKLSDGTWAVIVSSGYNNVSPGSGHGVIWVLNAKTGAVISKIDNGMGSSSATVAGCSTAPCPSGLARLAAWVDTATNNTAKQVYGGDLYGNVWRFDISALTASGGTAKVQLLATLADTSGNRQPVTAAPELGYASGKHMVYVGTGEYLGVTDVSTTQQESLYAFKDPLTGSSPSTALYANPRASACSATGLTNCFVQQTLVDSSGVRTVASNSLTVDLSTMNGWFVDLPETAERITTDPTLVSGTLVVVSNVPTTTSACATGGASYLNYLDYKTGGTVSGASNAGVMLTDTALGSAASLVKTTSGKIIGVISLSDGSTTTAQIPTAGSGGGTRRLWWRELFEGL; encoded by the coding sequence ATGAACCCCACCCGCTCCCCCCTCCCGCACCCGGGCCACCTGCTGCGCGGCCTGCTGCTGGCCGCCGCCGTGCTGTGCACGCCGCTGCGCCCCTGGGCGGCCAGCACCGACCTCGCCAGCTCGCCGCTGGAGACCTCCACCGCCACCCTGGTCAAGCCCAACATCCTGTTCATCCTGGACGACTCGGGCAGCATGAGCTACCCCTACCTGCCCGACTGGGCCGGCAACTACAGCGGCACGTCCAAGCTCTACAAGAACCCCAAGTTCAACGGCATCTACTACGACCCGGCGGTGACCTACACCCCGCCGCTGAAGTACGACGGCACCAGCTATCCCAGCATGACCGCGGCCAACACCTCGTCCTGGACCAAGGTGCCCGTGGACGGCTTCGGCGTCGAGTCCACCGGCACCACCGACCTGTCGGGCTCGCTGACCTACTACGTCTCCATCCCCGGCGAGTACTGCACCGCCCCCAACCTGAAGACCTGCGCCACCCAGAGCGCGGCCAGCACCAGCTACCCCTATCCGGCCTATCTGCGCTGGTGCACCACCAGCGCTCTGACCACCTGCCAGGCCCGCTACATCGAGACCGCGCCCACCGGCGGGTCGACCTACACCTACCCGCGCTACCCCACCGCCGCGCTCACCAGCGGCAGCGTGCCGGGCTCGATCCAGACGGTGACGATCTCCTCGTCCACCACCAGCTACCCCTATCCGGGCACCAGCACCCGGGCCACCACCCGCACCGACTGCGCCGGCACCACCTGCACCCTGGCCGAGGAGCGGACGAACTACGCCAACTGGTATGCCTACTACCACACGCGCGTGCAGATGATGAAGACCTCGGCCAGCCTGGCCATGATCGACCTGGGCACCAGCTACCGGCTGGGCTACATGAGCATCAACAACAACACCGGCAGCGACTTCCTGGACATCGCCGACATCACCACCACCAGCGGCGGCCAGAAGTCCAAGTTCTACGCCAAGCTCTTCGCGGCCAAGCCCAACAACACCACGCCGCTGCGCACCGCCCTGGACACGGCCGGGCTCTACTTCGCAGGCAAGAAGAGCAGCATCAACGGGGTGAGCGCGAGCGACCCGATGCAGTACGCCTGCCAGCGCAACTACACCCTGCTGTCCACCGACGGCTACTGGAACGAGACGGCCTCGCCCGTCAAGATCGACGGCACGGCCATCGGCAACACCGATGGCAGCGAGTCGCGTCCCTACTACGACGGCAACGGCCAGTCCAACACGCTGGCCGACGTCGCCGAGTACTTCTACGCCACCGACATCCGCTCATCCGCCTTCGGCAACACCACCAACCGCAGCACCGGCACCGACGTCTCCAGCAACAGCTTCGCCAACGGCCAGCAGCGCATGTACACCTACACCCTGGGCCTGGGCGCCTCGGGCTACATGCTGTTCGACCCCAACTACGCCTCGGCCACCAGCGGCGACTACCACGACGTGGCCAATGGCACCGTCACCAGCAGCAGCACGTTGAGCAGCGGCGTGTGTCCCTGGCAGAGCTCGGGCGCCTGCAACTGGCCCAAGCCCGTCAACAACACCCAGACGGCGGTGGACGATCTGTGGCACGCGGCCATCAACGGGCGCGGCGCCTACTACAGCGCCACCAACCCGTCCGAACTCAAGACCGGCCTGACCAACTTCGTCAACGCGGTGTCGGCCGCCACCAGCAACTCGGCCTCGGCCACCGCCAGCACCCCCAACCTGACCAGCACCGACAGCAACTACGTCTTCGCCACCTCCTTCTGCTCGGCCAAGTGGTTTGGCGAACTGGTGCGCTACGACATCGATGCGGCCACCGGCGCCCTGAGCAGCACCCCCGACTGGTCGCAATCCGGCGCCGGCAACGACTGCGCCGGCTCCAGCACCACCCAGACCACCCCGCCGCTGCTGGACAACACCGCCTGGGCATCGCGCAACATCTACACCTACAACCCCAGCACCGGCGCGCGCATCGCCTTCACCTACGACACCTTGAACAGCAGTCAGCAGGCCTATTTCAAGGTGGCCGCCATCGGCAGCCTGTCGCAGATGTGCTCCTCGGGCTCCACCTGCCTGCCCACCGCCTCCCAGGTGGACAGCAGCACGGCGGGCACCACCACCGGCGTGGGCGGCGTGAACCTGGTGAACTTCCTGCGCGGCGACCGCAGCAACGAAGGCTCGACCAGCACCGCCTACTACGTCCCCCGCACCCATGTGCTGGGCGACATCGTCAACAACCAGTCGGTCTATGTGGCCAAGCCCGGCTTCAGCTACACCGACGCGGGCTACAGCGGCTACAAGACGGCCCAGTCCGGCCGCACGGCCATGGTCTACGTGGGCGCCAACGACGGCATGCTGCACGCCTTCAATGCCAGCACCGGCGCGGAGAGCTGGGCCTACGTGCCCTCCATCCTGCTGCCCAAGCTCTACAAGCTGGCCGACAAGAAGTACGCCTCCAACCACGTGAACTTCGTGGACGGCAGCACCACCCGCGCCGACGTCTACTACGACAGCACCTGGCACACCATCCTGGTGGGCGGCCTGGGCCAGGGTGGCCGCGGCTATTACGCCCTGGACGTGACCAACCCGGCTTCGCCTGCCGTGCTGTGGGAGTTCACCAGCGACACCAGCGCCGGCACCGGCTACATCAGCGATGCGGACCTGGGCTACAGCTACGGCGCGCCCATCGTGACCAAGCTGTCCGACGGCACCTGGGCGGTCATCGTCAGCTCGGGCTACAACAACGTTTCGCCCGGCAGCGGCCACGGCGTCATCTGGGTGCTGAACGCAAAGACCGGGGCCGTGATCAGCAAGATCGACAACGGCATGGGCAGCAGCAGCGCCACGGTGGCCGGCTGCAGCACCGCCCCCTGCCCCAGCGGTCTGGCCCGGCTGGCGGCCTGGGTGGACACCGCCACCAACAACACCGCCAAGCAGGTCTATGGCGGCGACCTCTATGGCAATGTCTGGCGCTTCGACATCAGCGCGCTGACCGCCAGCGGCGGCACGGCCAAGGTGCAGCTGCTGGCCACCCTGGCCGACACCAGCGGCAACCGCCAGCCGGTGACCGCCGCGCCGGAGTTGGGCTACGCCAGCGGCAAGCACATGGTCTACGTGGGCACCGGCGAGTACCTGGGCGTGACCGACGTCTCCACCACCCAGCAGGAAAGCCTCTACGCCTTCAAGGACCCGCTGACCGGCAGCTCGCCCAGCACCGCGCTGTATGCCAACCCGCGGGCCAGCGCCTGCAGTGCCACGGGCCTGACGAACTGCTTCGTCCAGCAGACCCTGGTGGACAGCAGCGGGGTGCGCACCGTGGCCAGCAACAGCCTCACCGTGGACCTGAGCACCATGAACGGCTGGTTCGTCGACCTGCCCGAGACCGCCGAGCGCATCACCACCGACCCCACCCTGGTCAGCGGCACCTTGGTGGTCGTCTCCAACGTGCCCACCACCACCAGCGCCTGCGCCACCGGGGGGGCCAGCTATCTCAACTACCTGGACTACAAGACCGGCGGCACGGTGAGCGGCGCCAGCAATGCCGGCGTGATGCTGACCGACACCGCGCTGGGCAGCGCCGCCTCGCTGGTCAAGACCACCTCGGGCAAGATCATCGGCGTGATCAGCCTGTCGGACGGCAGCACGACCACGGCGCAAATCCCCACCGCGGGCAGCGGCGGCGGCACCCGGCGCCTGTGGTGGCGCGAGCTGTTCGAGGGGCTGTGA
- a CDS encoding PilW family protein gives MPSPLSSPPALRQRRVRGFSLVEVMLGILLGMFAVIAVLKVFSQSDTAQRIGNASGEAQVNAAMALDLLSRDIRQAGQSLNSLNLLGCTLSIGTTSQTFVVAPVVVNDTDRVPAGDAHTDTLLVMSGDYGGSPEGDAVSASGTGSVTVTTAGAFTAGDALVLGPISPTALTGTECTLNLQKVSNLSGNTASLSAVGSGTSSDSSAAYNLGAGFSIHAYAVRHGNLTMCDYLAHDCSTGTDDTSVWVPVASQIVSLRAEYGHATAGTDLDTRVLSGYDQSTPAGSSSATASYLYCQWAHVTALRMAVVGRGTTRQREVDGVPATAAAPAWDGDADAAIDLSGLSDWQDYRYRVMQAAIPLRNMLWLGASSC, from the coding sequence ATGCCGTCCCCCCTCTCATCTCCCCCTGCCCTGCGCCAGCGGCGCGTGCGCGGCTTCAGCCTGGTCGAGGTCATGCTGGGCATCCTGCTGGGCATGTTCGCGGTCATCGCGGTGCTCAAGGTCTTCAGCCAGTCGGACACGGCCCAGCGCATCGGCAACGCCAGCGGCGAGGCCCAGGTCAACGCCGCGATGGCGCTGGACCTGCTCTCGCGCGACATCCGCCAGGCCGGGCAGAGCCTGAACTCGCTGAACCTGCTGGGCTGCACCCTGAGCATCGGCACCACCAGCCAGACCTTCGTCGTCGCGCCGGTCGTGGTCAACGACACCGACCGGGTGCCGGCCGGCGACGCCCACACCGACACCCTGCTGGTGATGAGCGGCGACTACGGCGGCTCGCCCGAGGGCGATGCGGTCAGCGCCAGCGGCACGGGCAGCGTGACCGTGACCACCGCCGGCGCCTTCACGGCCGGTGACGCCCTGGTGCTGGGCCCGATCAGCCCCACGGCCCTGACCGGCACCGAATGCACGCTCAATCTGCAGAAGGTGAGCAACCTGAGCGGCAACACCGCCAGCCTGAGCGCGGTGGGCAGCGGCACCAGCAGCGACAGCTCGGCCGCCTACAACCTGGGCGCGGGCTTCAGCATCCATGCCTATGCGGTGCGTCATGGCAACCTGACCATGTGCGACTACCTGGCCCACGACTGCAGCACGGGCACCGACGACACCAGCGTCTGGGTGCCGGTGGCCAGCCAGATCGTCAGCCTGCGGGCCGAGTACGGCCACGCCACCGCCGGCACGGACCTGGACACCCGGGTGCTGTCCGGCTACGACCAGAGCACCCCCGCGGGCAGCAGCAGCGCCACGGCCAGCTACCTCTACTGCCAGTGGGCCCATGTGACGGCCCTGCGCATGGCCGTGGTGGGCCGCGGCACGACACGGCAGCGCGAGGTGGACGGCGTGCCCGCCACGGCAGCCGCCCCGGCCTGGGACGGCGATGCCGACGCGGCCATCGACCTGAGCGGCCTGAGCGACTGGCAGGACTACCGCTACCGCGTGATGCAGGCGGCCATCCCGCTGCGCAACATGCTGTGGCTGGGAGCCTCGTCATGCTGA
- a CDS encoding type IV pilus modification PilV family protein, protein MPVPARPRRPARVPAGRAHAGVALIEVLVSLLLFSLGILGLVAAQRGALQSSGLNRDRAMAADLANELITQVQLVSHSTAGWDTAVCDDWKTKVESAGLPGVDSAKLACTVTPQTDSAGTTLSYQVSGTLVWQAPGDSAGGSPLEHHYTAVTQVPY, encoded by the coding sequence ATGCCCGTTCCCGCCCGCCCCCGCCGCCCCGCCCGTGTGCCGGCCGGCCGCGCCCATGCCGGCGTGGCCCTGATCGAGGTGCTGGTGTCGCTGCTGCTGTTCTCGCTGGGCATCCTGGGCCTGGTGGCCGCCCAGCGCGGCGCGCTGCAGTCCTCCGGCCTGAACCGGGACCGCGCGATGGCCGCCGACCTGGCCAACGAGCTGATCACCCAGGTGCAGCTGGTGTCGCACAGCACCGCCGGCTGGGACACCGCCGTCTGCGACGACTGGAAGACCAAGGTGGAGAGCGCCGGCCTGCCCGGCGTGGACAGCGCCAAGCTGGCCTGCACGGTCACGCCACAGACCGACAGCGCCGGCACCACCCTGTCCTACCAGGTCAGCGGCACGCTGGTCTGGCAGGCTCCGGGCGACAGCGCCGGCGGCAGCCCGCTCGAACACCACTACACCGCCGTGACCCAGGTGCCCTACTGA
- a CDS encoding GspH/FimT family pseudopilin, with product MGTGSARGMRGFSLIELMVALTIFGFALMMAVPSFSAWLHNVRLRSRAEALMQSIEVARTEAARRNTPVELQLTTSLDGSCAASTTGPDWVVHLLQDSTGATVSAAGACDADLVGRQDILDSSGAAPVVDDSFKPFLLARSPVASNNTVTLNATQSGVSFNALGRSTASAMVRIDLADSHLACLDSSGGGSVRCLRLEIYPAGLVKLCDPLQTDSSSPLYCPA from the coding sequence ATGGGCACCGGGTCAGCGCGCGGCATGCGCGGCTTCTCGCTGATCGAGCTGATGGTGGCGCTGACCATCTTCGGCTTCGCGCTGATGATGGCCGTGCCGTCCTTCTCGGCCTGGCTGCACAACGTGCGGCTGCGCAGCCGCGCCGAGGCACTGATGCAGTCCATCGAGGTGGCCCGCACCGAAGCCGCCCGTCGCAACACCCCGGTGGAGCTGCAGCTGACCACCAGCCTGGACGGCAGCTGCGCCGCCAGCACGACCGGACCGGACTGGGTGGTGCACCTGCTGCAGGATTCGACGGGGGCCACCGTGTCGGCCGCCGGTGCCTGCGATGCCGACCTGGTGGGCCGGCAGGACATCCTGGACAGCTCGGGCGCCGCGCCGGTGGTGGACGACAGCTTCAAGCCCTTCCTGCTGGCCAGGTCGCCGGTGGCCAGCAACAACACCGTGACCCTGAACGCCACCCAGTCCGGCGTGAGCTTCAACGCCCTGGGCCGCAGCACCGCCAGCGCCATGGTGCGCATCGACCTGGCCGACAGCCACCTGGCCTGCCTGGACAGCAGTGGCGGCGGCAGCGTGCGCTGCCTGCGGCTGGAGATCTACCCGGCCGGCCTGGTCAAGCTGTGCGATCCGCTGCAGACCGACAGCAGCTCGCCCCTGTACTGCCCCGCCTGA
- a CDS encoding type IV pilin protein: MATHRPCRPARRAQGFTLIELMVTVAIVAILAAVALPAYSRYITRSRIPEATANLAAWQTKMEQWFQDSQTYQNAAGTGCGVAAPTSAYFSFSCSATSATAYTLTASGADSMAGFTYTIDQDGNKKTPSVPSGWTASDSCWITNTGGAC, encoded by the coding sequence ATGGCCACCCACCGCCCCTGCCGCCCTGCACGCCGTGCGCAGGGCTTCACGCTGATCGAACTGATGGTCACCGTCGCCATCGTCGCCATCCTGGCGGCCGTGGCCCTGCCGGCCTATTCGCGCTACATCACCCGCTCGCGCATCCCGGAGGCCACCGCCAACCTGGCGGCCTGGCAGACCAAGATGGAGCAGTGGTTCCAGGACAGCCAGACCTACCAGAACGCAGCCGGCACCGGCTGCGGAGTGGCCGCCCCGACCAGCGCCTACTTCAGCTTCAGCTGCAGCGCCACCTCGGCCACGGCCTACACGCTGACCGCATCGGGCGCCGACAGCATGGCCGGCTTCACCTACACGATCGACCAGGACGGCAACAAGAAGACCCCCAGCGTGCCCAGCGGCTGGACCGCCAGCGACAGCTGCTGGATCACCAACACCGGCGGAGCGTGCTGA
- a CDS encoding DUF3297 family protein — protein MTEATTRPGLPDHLSTDPKSPFYNAQVFEHDIGIRFNGNERRDVAEYCVSEGWIKVPVGNKVDRKGQPLLIKLKGPVEAYYL, from the coding sequence ATGACCGAAGCCACCACCCGCCCCGGACTGCCCGACCACCTGTCCACCGACCCCAAGAGCCCCTTCTACAACGCCCAGGTGTTCGAGCACGACATCGGCATCCGCTTCAACGGCAACGAGCGCCGCGACGTGGCCGAGTACTGCGTCAGCGAGGGCTGGATCAAGGTGCCCGTGGGCAACAAGGTGGACCGCAAGGGGCAGCCCCTGCTCATCAAGCTCAAGGGCCCGGTCGAGGCCTACTACCTCTGA
- a CDS encoding GGDEF domain-containing protein, giving the protein MTETPPPLAASLAPAFDLLLDVVCMVDAQGQFVHVSAAARQVFGYAPEELVGRRMIDLVLPEDRERTLQAAQRVMAGQTHLNFENRYLRKDGQVVHLLWSARWLPEAGLRVAVARDISERKRAEQVQAATYAISEAVHRVQDLGMLCQEVHQSIATLMPGHNLAVALHDDEGRALSFPYWADRRGPVSPERRANLAAFCHQVIQRGEVHMVRRGVDPEAEAWVDPELQCRVGVPLSTPSGVIGALVLKSYGDETGCSEQDLALLQYICTQLATAIERLQLYGRLRHLSHHDALTGLPNRALLRDRLSLAMARARRGESFLSVLYLDLDRFKEVNDTHGHLVGDHLLQAFGGRLKAQLRASDTVARVGGDEFVVLLESPRGLEGNRAAAEKIRQAFAAPFEVDGRVLAIQPSLGLADFPADGEEEGQLLSAADQAMYTAKGARP; this is encoded by the coding sequence ATGACCGAAACGCCTCCTCCCCTCGCAGCGTCGCTGGCGCCGGCCTTTGACCTGCTGCTCGACGTCGTCTGCATGGTCGACGCGCAGGGCCAGTTCGTGCACGTCAGTGCTGCGGCGCGGCAGGTCTTCGGCTACGCGCCGGAGGAACTGGTCGGCCGCCGCATGATCGACCTGGTGCTGCCCGAGGACCGGGAGCGCACCCTGCAGGCGGCCCAGCGGGTGATGGCCGGCCAGACCCACCTGAATTTCGAGAACCGCTACCTGCGCAAGGATGGCCAGGTGGTGCACCTGCTGTGGTCGGCCCGCTGGCTGCCGGAGGCCGGTTTGCGGGTGGCGGTGGCGCGCGACATCTCCGAGCGCAAGCGCGCCGAACAGGTCCAGGCGGCCACCTACGCCATCTCCGAGGCGGTCCACCGCGTGCAGGACCTGGGCATGCTGTGCCAGGAGGTTCACCAGAGCATTGCCACCCTGATGCCCGGCCACAACCTGGCCGTGGCCCTGCACGACGACGAAGGCCGTGCCCTGTCCTTTCCCTACTGGGCCGACCGGCGCGGCCCGGTCAGCCCCGAGCGCCGGGCCAATCTGGCGGCCTTCTGTCACCAGGTGATCCAGCGGGGCGAGGTGCACATGGTGCGCCGCGGGGTGGACCCGGAGGCCGAGGCCTGGGTCGACCCCGAGCTGCAATGCCGCGTGGGGGTGCCGCTGTCCACGCCCAGCGGGGTCATCGGGGCCCTGGTGCTCAAGAGCTACGGCGACGAGACCGGCTGCAGCGAGCAGGACCTGGCCCTGCTGCAGTACATCTGCACCCAGCTGGCCACCGCCATCGAGCGGCTGCAGCTCTACGGGCGGCTGCGCCACCTGTCCCACCACGATGCGCTGACGGGGCTGCCCAACCGGGCGCTGCTGCGCGACCGGCTGAGTCTGGCCATGGCCCGGGCGCGGCGCGGCGAGAGCTTTCTCTCCGTGCTCTACCTGGACCTGGACCGCTTCAAGGAAGTCAACGACACCCATGGCCACCTGGTGGGTGACCACCTGCTGCAGGCCTTCGGCGGGCGGCTCAAGGCCCAGCTGCGGGCCAGCGACACGGTGGCCCGGGTGGGCGGAGACGAGTTCGTCGTGCTGCTGGAATCCCCCCGCGGCCTGGAGGGCAACCGGGCTGCGGCCGAGAAGATCCGCCAGGCCTTCGCGGCCCCCTTCGAAGTGGATGGCCGGGTGCTGGCCATCCAGCCCAGCCTGGGCCTGGCCGACTTCCCCGCCGATGGCGAGGAGGAGGGGCAACTGCTGAGCGCGGCCGATCAGGCCATGTACACGGCCAAGGGCGCCCGGCCCTGA
- a CDS encoding prolyl oligopeptidase family serine peptidase: MPLHLFALRPLIAAGALACGLIAPARAQTPPPAPSHPVTETLHGVTLVDPYRNLETRTPETLAWMRAQAAYAAKTLDAIPLRQPLLQRIEQLAQTTGDAVGEVLRMPGERYYYLRRKAGENQFKLVMRSGLAGAEQVLVDPEALARAAGGTPHAINYFMPSWDGHYLAYGISVGGSENATLYVLDTTTGRTVGEPIPRVVEEGVSWMPDNQRFAYNQLRALPPGTPDTETYLDSTVFLQTVGQKASQARPLFGPTVNRALKLDRLDVGQVIFSPDSGYMVARTTDTTSPEGKLFAAPLAALSAPTIDWQRIAGPEDKITDVALRGNELVARTYQGAPRGKLLAIPLDNQALAQTRTLVPEPASGVLEGFELEKDAVLTEERSSFTLRAVRYDAQGRHDIAPSVPGSTLINGNPAHLGGDTLVGTSSWTAPQRLLQVDAKGGIRDTGLRNQQAPTGVPEIVAEEVMVPSHDGVMVPLAILHRKDLKKDGQAPTLLIGYGAYGLSEEARFLPRNFAWFERGGVIAIANVRGSGAFGDPWHRAGFKATKPNTWKDGIAAAKYLIAQGYTNPKHLGIWGTSAGGIFVGRAVTEAPELFAAAIFDVGSLDTLRAENSANGVTNISEFGTVQDPEDFKALLAMSTYQHIEKGVAYPAVLLIHGMNDPRVDTWESAKTAAKLQASTSSGKPVLLRLDEQAGHGIGSTAQQAYTKQADLMAFLLWQFGLAGTQP, translated from the coding sequence ATGCCCCTGCACCTGTTTGCGCTGCGCCCGCTGATCGCGGCCGGCGCCCTGGCCTGTGGCCTGATCGCCCCCGCCCGGGCCCAGACGCCGCCGCCCGCCCCCAGCCATCCCGTGACCGAAACCCTGCACGGCGTGACGCTGGTGGACCCCTACCGCAACCTCGAGACCCGCACGCCCGAGACCCTGGCCTGGATGCGGGCCCAGGCGGCCTACGCCGCCAAGACGCTGGACGCCATCCCGCTGCGCCAGCCGCTGCTGCAGCGCATCGAGCAGTTGGCCCAGACCACCGGCGACGCGGTGGGCGAGGTGCTGCGCATGCCCGGCGAGCGCTACTACTACCTGCGCCGCAAGGCGGGCGAGAACCAGTTCAAGCTGGTGATGCGCAGCGGCCTGGCCGGTGCCGAGCAGGTGCTGGTGGACCCGGAGGCCCTGGCCCGCGCCGCCGGCGGCACGCCCCACGCCATCAACTACTTCATGCCCTCCTGGGACGGCCACTACCTGGCCTACGGCATCTCGGTGGGCGGCTCGGAGAACGCCACCCTCTACGTGCTGGACACCACCACCGGCCGCACCGTGGGCGAGCCCATCCCCCGCGTGGTGGAAGAGGGCGTGAGCTGGATGCCGGACAACCAGCGCTTCGCCTACAACCAGCTGCGCGCGCTGCCGCCCGGCACGCCGGACACCGAGACCTACCTGGACAGCACGGTCTTCCTGCAGACGGTGGGCCAGAAGGCCAGCCAGGCCCGGCCGCTGTTCGGCCCGACCGTCAACCGCGCGCTGAAGCTGGACCGCCTGGACGTGGGCCAGGTGATCTTCAGCCCGGACAGCGGCTACATGGTGGCCCGCACCACCGACACCACCTCGCCCGAGGGCAAGCTGTTCGCCGCACCGCTGGCCGCCCTGTCGGCCCCGACCATCGACTGGCAGCGCATCGCCGGGCCGGAGGACAAGATCACCGACGTCGCCCTGCGCGGCAACGAGCTGGTGGCCCGCACCTACCAGGGCGCGCCGCGCGGCAAGCTGCTGGCCATTCCGCTGGACAACCAGGCCCTGGCCCAGACGCGCACCCTGGTGCCCGAGCCCGCCTCCGGCGTGCTGGAAGGCTTCGAGCTGGAGAAGGACGCGGTGCTGACCGAGGAGCGCAGCAGCTTCACGCTGCGCGCGGTGCGCTACGACGCCCAGGGCCGGCATGACATCGCCCCCTCGGTGCCCGGCAGCACGCTGATCAACGGCAACCCGGCCCACCTGGGCGGCGACACGCTGGTGGGCACCTCGTCCTGGACGGCGCCGCAGCGCCTGCTGCAGGTGGACGCCAAGGGCGGCATCCGCGACACCGGCCTGCGCAACCAGCAAGCCCCGACCGGTGTGCCGGAGATCGTGGCCGAGGAGGTGATGGTGCCCAGCCACGACGGCGTGATGGTGCCGCTGGCCATCCTGCACCGCAAGGACCTGAAGAAGGACGGCCAGGCCCCGACGCTGCTGATCGGCTACGGCGCCTACGGTCTGAGCGAGGAGGCCCGCTTCCTGCCGCGCAACTTCGCCTGGTTCGAGCGCGGCGGCGTGATCGCCATCGCCAATGTGCGCGGCAGCGGCGCCTTCGGCGACCCCTGGCACCGCGCCGGCTTCAAGGCCACCAAGCCCAACACCTGGAAGGACGGTATCGCCGCGGCCAAGTACCTGATCGCCCAGGGCTACACCAACCCCAAGCATCTGGGCATCTGGGGCACCAGCGCCGGCGGCATCTTCGTGGGCCGCGCGGTGACCGAGGCGCCGGAGCTGTTCGCCGCCGCCATCTTCGACGTGGGCAGTCTGGACACGCTGCGCGCAGAGAACTCGGCCAACGGCGTGACCAACATCTCCGAGTTCGGCACGGTGCAGGACCCGGAGGACTTCAAGGCCCTGCTGGCGATGAGCACCTACCAGCACATCGAGAAGGGCGTGGCCTACCCGGCGGTGCTGCTGATCCACGGCATGAACGACCCGCGGGTGGACACCTGGGAGAGCGCCAAGACCGCCGCCAAGCTGCAGGCCAGCACGAGCAGCGGCAAGCCGGTGCTGCTGCGCCTGGACGAGCAGGCCGGCCACGGCATCGGCAGCACGGCCCAGCAGGCCTACACCAAGCAGGCGGACCTGATGGCCTTCTTGCTGTGGCAGTTCGGCCTGGCGGGCACGCAGCCCTGA